In Actinoplanes lobatus, the DNA window TGGCGCTCGCCCGTACCGGTCAGCTGTTCAACAACATGTGCGACCAGGACGACCCGGCCTACCAGATCATCCCCGAGAACACCGGCATCCCGATGTGGCTCACCCTGAGCCTGCTCGTGATGACGATGACCGCCGGCACCGGCGTGGTCATGTGGCTCGGCGAGCTGATCACCGACCGTGGCGTCGGCAACGGCATGTCCGTGCTGATCTTCACCTCGATCGCGGCCCGCCTCCCCGGCGAGGGCTGGAGCATCAAGGAGTCCAGCGGCACCGGCAAGTTCTTCCTGGTGATCGGCCTGGTTCTGGTGATCATCGCGCTGGTCGTCTTCATCGAGCAGGCGCAGCGCCGGATCCCGGTCCAGTACGCGAAGCGCATGATCGGCCGGCGGATGTACGGCGGCACCTCCACCTACATCCCGCTCAAGGTGAACCAGGCGGGTGTCGTCCCGGTCATCTTCGCGTCCTCGCTGCTCTACCTGCCGCAGCTCTACCTGCAGTTCTTCGACCAGAACAAGCTCAAGGGCTACCAGGTCTGGATCCAGAACTACCTGGCCAACCCGACCCACTGGCTGTACATCGCGGTCTACTTCCTGCTGATCATCTTCTTCACGTACTTCTACGTGTCGATCACGTTCAACCCGACTGAGGTCGCGGAGAACATGAAGAAGTACGGTGGTTTTGTTCCGGGTATCCGCCCGGGCAAGCCGACCGCCGACTACCTCGACTTCATCCTCAGCCGGATCACCCTGCCGGGCGCGCTGTACCTTGGTCTGATCTCGGTCCTGCCGAACTTCTTCTTCATCTGGCTGAACCAGCAGCAGTACCAGAACTTCCCGTTCGGTGGTACCGCGGTGCTGATCATGGTGGGTGTGGGCCTGGAGACGGTGAAGCAGATCGAGAGCCAGCTCATGCAGCGGAACTACGAAGGGTTCCTCCGGTAGTGGGTACGCGGGGCCGGGGGGCTCTGGCGTCGGTGGGCGTGGTTTCTCAGGACCGAAGCGAGGCGATGTAGGTGCGGCTGGTACTGGTGGGCCCTCCGGGGGCCGGCAAGGGGACCCAGGCTGAGTTCATCGCCGCCCATCTCGCCGTACCGAAGATCTCGACCGGGGACATCTTCCGGGCGAACGTGTCGCAGGGGACGCCGCTGGGCGTCGAGGCCAAGCGCTACATGGACGCCGGGCAGCTGGTCCCGGACGAGGTCACCATCAACATGGTGCGCGACCGGCTCGCCGAGCCGGACGCGAGCGACGGCTTCCTGCTGGACGGCTTCCCGCGTACCGTGCCGCAGGCCTCGGCGCTGGACAAGCTGCTGGCCGACCTGGGCACCGCGCTGGACATCGTGATGGAGCTCGTGGTCGACGACGACGAGGTCATCCGGCGGCTCTCCGGCCGGCGTACCTGCCGGGGCTGCGGCAAGATCTGGCACGTCGAGTTCGACCCGACCAGCAAGCCGGACATCTGCGACCGCTGCGGCAGTGAGCTGTTCCAGCGCGACGACGACAAGGCCGAGACGATCGCCAACCGTCTCGTGGAGTACGCCGACAAGACCGCGCCCCTGGTCGACTTCTTCGGCGCCCAGGGCAAGCTGGTGGGCATCGACGCCACCGGCCCCGTGGAGGACGTCACCGTGCGCGCGATCGACGCTCTCCGGTCGTACGGCGGCTGATTCCGCCGACCGATTCACTTCCGCCGCCCCGGGGTCTCCCGGGGCGGCGGCATTTCTAGGACGAAGAGGGT includes these proteins:
- the secY gene encoding preprotein translocase subunit SecY; the encoded protein is MLSAFSSALRTPDLRKKLLFTVAIVGIYRFGATLPSPGVSYSNVQACIKLTESDTNGVLNLLNLFSGGALLQLSVFALGIMPYITASIILQLLTVVIPRLEQLRKEGQSGQAKITQYTRYLTLGLAVLQASAFVALARTGQLFNNMCDQDDPAYQIIPENTGIPMWLTLSLLVMTMTAGTGVVMWLGELITDRGVGNGMSVLIFTSIAARLPGEGWSIKESSGTGKFFLVIGLVLVIIALVVFIEQAQRRIPVQYAKRMIGRRMYGGTSTYIPLKVNQAGVVPVIFASSLLYLPQLYLQFFDQNKLKGYQVWIQNYLANPTHWLYIAVYFLLIIFFTYFYVSITFNPTEVAENMKKYGGFVPGIRPGKPTADYLDFILSRITLPGALYLGLISVLPNFFFIWLNQQQYQNFPFGGTAVLIMVGVGLETVKQIESQLMQRNYEGFLR
- a CDS encoding adenylate kinase; the protein is MRLVLVGPPGAGKGTQAEFIAAHLAVPKISTGDIFRANVSQGTPLGVEAKRYMDAGQLVPDEVTINMVRDRLAEPDASDGFLLDGFPRTVPQASALDKLLADLGTALDIVMELVVDDDEVIRRLSGRRTCRGCGKIWHVEFDPTSKPDICDRCGSELFQRDDDKAETIANRLVEYADKTAPLVDFFGAQGKLVGIDATGPVEDVTVRAIDALRSYGG